The Archocentrus centrarchus isolate MPI-CPG fArcCen1 chromosome 13, fArcCen1, whole genome shotgun sequence genomic interval AACATCCTGACATCAGCCAAAATCCCAATGCTGAGTCTTCAAAATGGGGAAActaatgggtgatgtcacagtggctgcatccatcttttatatacagtatatgggtTGTACCAACCAAACTTAAGCCTGATATTGACTAGGCTTTAGATTTGTCTTAGTGATGCACATTCAGATGAATGCACGTGTGACTGTGGCTGTTGCTCAGCAGCAGGCGCTAGCTTGCTAATTTTTTCTGAAGTTAAAGGTCATTTGGCTGACATTGAAGAAGAGGCACAGTGGTCTCTGCACAAGAACACACTGAAGGCGAAGCAGTGCAAGCTGGTAACAAACACGGAGAAGTGACTGATTAAggaaaaataagtaaaagttCTGACTCAGGCAGCCTTTATTCAGAGCAATGTGATCATATCACATACATATCTGATTATAACCGCTCAATCAGCCCCACATTGCTGTATACAGTTTGTCCAGCGCTTTGCTTCTGTCCTTACTGTCTCAAAGTCTGCATGTTGTGAACTTGTTATTAGACATACAAAATTGCCTTTAATGTTACAAACTGTATAGAAAAGCCAGGATTTTGACCCAAGGGCTGCTCTTCACTGGGCAGAGATTTATGATTGACACAACGTGACTTGGAGCACTAAGTTACACTCTAACTCGAACATGGATTGTACGGACATGCTTTACTGTTTGCCAAAGAAACTGTATTTTACTTCAGACCATCAGAAGTTTAGTCCATAAAATTAACTCAAAATCAGTGCaacacacaaaagaaattaATCAGTTTCACAGAAACccaaaaaaacctaaaaacaaaagtcaagCATTTAAGACAGATAACAATGATGGCGAGGAGTGAGCGAGGCACTTCTCACCGGTGGTTGTGATGTTCTTCTCAGCCCATCGGTGTGGCTCAGTATGGCTTCTTCTGCTCATGAcaggcacaaaaacacacacatgccattcaaaacacacttaaatattattttgactGTGGTTGGtgcatcatatttttttttatcaccttACCTCCACTGCATTCTTCCTTGCTgtagagaaaataaatgatgaTTACTCTCTTGGACATCAACATCTCACATGTCATCTTTATGTTATTATGCCACgagcacacaaacagcaaacgCATGTGACCTATATTTGTATTCTGTGTAAGAGTTGTTGGGACTTATGAGCCTGTCTGCATCACTCACCTGAGTGCAGATAGCGCAGCATCACAAACAGTATGGCCAACAGTGAGATCACAGTGAAGCCAACACAAAGGATAAACATCCAGCTTCCTGGCTCTGAAACAGACAACACACATGAAcctctgctgccacctgctggaagCTCACAGTACTGCACTGAGACTTCTCTCACCTTGGACATTCAGGATGAAGTGCTTTTTGATGGGCACTTTCAGGGACTGATGGGAGACGCTGCATGTAAACTGCTTCCCGGATTGCCTGAGTGAAGCCTTCAGGTAGAAGAAAGCTGACAGCGAGTAGGTCTGATCCTTGTTGTGCTTGTGGCTGGACAACAGAACATTATCCAGCAGTTTGGGCAGAGGAGCACCGACCCGCTGGCCTGATGCTGCTGGGTCTTGCTCATACCAAGCTATCTCCACGTCCAGAGGGTAGTAGCTGTTTGCCTCACACACAACCTTTTGGTCCTCACCCTCCAGCAGTGACAAGGTAGGCCCTACATTGAGGGTGACGCGGGGAGGCTCTGAGGAgagaaagaaggggaaaaatataaaaattcctTACACAGGtatttcttaaaaaacaaacaaacaaataaatgacaaatTGAAACTATTATAAATGTATGAATGTATTTGGCTTGTGTTTTGTCTGGTTTTGAGCTTGGTTGGACCTGTACTTGCTTTGTATAAGGTTGCTGCTGTTCTGTCCCTGGTATGCCAAAGAGTGCATTTCTGtgtagtctgtttttttttgtttgtttagttttcttaTGTGGATGAAGCGGTTGTCTTGGGGGCACATCTGAGGCTGCAGGTGTTGTCACTGGTTTTGGTTGCTTCACTGGGACTATTGGTCCTCGTGCTGCTGAGGAGGCTGGGTTAACTGGCCATCCAAGAACAGGCTTGTTTCTCCCGGGCTTGGTGGGATACTACAATGATAGATTTGAAAAGGTGTTTGCTCTGACTGTACCTCTGAATGCTAAGACGGAATTATGTGTGGTATCCCATGTCAACAAACTTtagacaatttaaaaaatgtccatACAGATCCCAGTGCATGCTTTGTCGCAGCCTGTGAGCTGCGCTGCAACACAAAAGAGGTCACTCGTCAGCGTGTGCAGCTAGTTTTCGAGCATGATCCTAGTCAAAAATTGCAAcacaaatggaaatgtgttgaGGATATTGTGCATCCTAGTGTGTGACGAGTTCATTGATCCACTTCTGCACCTGAGAAAATCTCTCTCCTGTTTATCTCCTGCCTTGCCTTGCCATGCCAGAAATAAAAGTGCACAGCACAATTCTGCATTTGGGTGCGTTTTATGCACCAATTTTCTGCATTAGTTTATAATAGACATATCTGAAGGTAAaggcaaaatgaaaaatatgaactaTGTAACAAGTGAAAATATTCTGTATCATTCATTCTCAGCTTTTCTCAATAAATATCTCTGCTGCGTCAGCACACATACACTCAATCTACTGTTGTGTCCTCTCTTGTGTTTATTGGAGATGTGAGAGTCATACAAACATGAGTTGATTCAATTCTGTCTGACATCAGGCTGCttctttaaatgtgctttaacaAGAATTCTGCTCACGTTCAAAAACTGCTGTTCTCATGGACTCGTGTACATCTCAACTATATTAATAAGTCTGACTGAAACTGAAGATCAGGGAGATTTTTCTAAACATTAGTTAGCTGCTGCCCTATCCTGATGAGAGGTGTGACCCAGTAAGAATGAAGGAGTTTAAGATTTTGTTAAACAGTTAAACAGCAATGCCAGGCAACGTTTGGCTGAAGAAGTGCAGGTAAAATGCTGGCTGCGCATGAAGCACTGAAAGGAGTTGATGTGTCAGCCGAGGAGCATGAGACGAAAGTATGAAATGTCAGTTGAAGCTCTTTATGTCCTCTCAGAGTCATAAAGTGTCCATTCCAGCTACCTAAAGGGGACTATTGTGCTAATTTCCAATtcaatttgttttttccattcttGCACTACAGTAGAGAAGCTTTCCGTGATTCAGAGTTCAAAACAATCTTGATTTAATTTCTACTTCTGGGTCTGGAAACAACGCCTCACTTCATCCCCTCTCTGAagcaagctgttttagctcctctccctttaagccaactttcttctgattggttgcccctcATAAGCACAAGTTTCAAACAGCatgtgggtggagcttctgagCTTACAGCTAGATTAGAGAGTTCAGACAGGTCTAAGAGTAGAAAAAGTTTTtgaagtctgagcttttggcCCATATGGATTACTCATATACACTGAGCTCATCATCTGAAACCCTGGCCATAATAAtagtatatataaataaaaaatatatactataATAAGTAtagtatatataaataatagaaTTAAATAGTATATgtatgacagaaaaacaaagccaaCGCAGAGCAGGTCCTTCTTTCAATTTAACTAATACCAAGCAGCACAAATATTTAGTACTTTGTGACATCACCATTGACCTCTCTTGATTGGCTTCCTCACCTTCAATGTGCAGAATTATATCCACATTGCTGAACAGTGGAGTCACTGACACCGAACAGATGTAGGTCCCTTCACTGCTCATCTTAGACAAAGGAAGGGTGTAGGTGGCATCTCCAGCTGCGAGAGCCTTCAGCCCAACTCCGCTCCCCTGGGTCTGGCCTGCGCGGCTGGTGTAGCTGAAGAGCTTATTCCTCTCTCCACGGTGCTGCCAGTGCCACTCCACGGTGACATTGGCACCCTTGTGGTCAACATCAAACTGGCAGTGGAGCTTTGGTTGGGACATCAAGGCTACTTTCACCAAGGGAGTCTTTGTTTTGATGGCCATGGCGACTAGGGAAACAGATGTGACACAAGAGACATACTTGGTTCCTTTACATGATTTTTTGAGCAAATTTCAGAAAACAAGCGTACTATAATGTCGCATAAATACAGATACATTGTCAACATTCTGCACAGTGGCGGCgctagggggtgctatagctccccctggaaaagtcatagcacccccaagaaaatagcttgtctgtgtgttgagaactgaaagaacaaatgatcctt includes:
- the dhrs13b.2 gene encoding tapasin-related protein, coding for MGLILKILIYSYLSAGVWSVHQMQWLPCQFTDEHVFINNEGHTETQLIHREAMLQFGQKGDAPVNPNAITFLIASSKLDLRRYVEGVEAEQLECDLRRYSTEGIYVRWPVIGAQEYNRWFSCTLRHSRGLFTVTGFLRHPSDEPPPGEQDYRKWPPIADREVLTTTVAMAIKTKTPLVKVALMSQPKLHCQFDVDHKGANVTVEWHWQHRGERNKLFSYTSRAGQTQGSGVGLKALAAGDATYTLPLSKMSSEGTYICSVSVTPLFSNVDIILHIEEPPRVTLNVGPTLSLLEGEDQKVVCEANSYYPLDVEIAWYEQDPAASGQRVGAPLPKLLDNVLLSSHKHNKDQTYSLSAFFYLKASLRQSGKQFTCSVSHQSLKVPIKKHFILNVQEPGSWMFILCVGFTVISLLAILFVMLRYLHSARKNAVEKKPY